From Chitinispirillales bacterium, a single genomic window includes:
- a CDS encoding valine--tRNA ligase has protein sequence MEKHYSPQSVEQKIYEEWEKNGYFKADCKSNKTAYSIVIPPPNVTGILHMGHALNNSIQDILTRYKRMDGYEALWVPGTDHAGIATQNVVEKKLSQEGGSRHKLGREKFVEKVWEWKERYHATIVKQLRKLGCSCDWSRERFTMDDGLSKAVRKVFVKLYEDGLVYRGKYIVNWCPRCRTALADDEVEHQDDEGTLWYFRYPFADKSGYMVVATTRPETMLGDCAVAVNPKDERYKDFVGKTLLLPIMNREIPLICDDYVSKDFGTGAVKITPAHDPNDFQMGLRHDLQPIAVMDESAKMSGEIPAEYVGLDRFEARRKIVEKFEELGLLEKIEKHDHAVGHCYRCDTIIEPRYCDQWFVKMKPLAQKSLEVVLENRIKFHPARWKKTYINWMENIRDWCISRQIWWGHRIPVWYCEDCGEIIVSEVDAQECPKCNSRKLQQDSDVLDTWFSSWLWPFTTMGWDGEMKSDDLKKFFPTDVLSTAPEILFFWVARMVMASLYFTKEIPFSDVILHGTVRDKTGKKMSKSLGNTIDPLEIIDAHGADSLRFSMIMNTAEGTDIFIGKDSFDIGRNFANKLWNASRFLISNIENPISFEDLPSKSELKTEDNWIISQLNRTIENVRRTLDQYKFNEACHFLYDFIWKDFCDWYIEAKKSDFYNPKTPKNKENALYCASYALVISLKLLHPFMPFVTEEIWRHLKKKVKTPFIDNDSIMLSSFPKPDNSRILEDVADDFAFLQEIITGLRTIRSENNVPPEKKVEVIIIPSDEKAQKTLQSLDYLIKLFVKSDSLTISQSAQKPTLAGQSVINKSEIYVVLEGLADVDAEKEKIVKEIARLQNAAKGFESRLNNKEFTDKAPQNVVENEKVKYRNVLETLEKLKTNLAALG, from the coding sequence GTGGAAAAACACTACTCGCCGCAGTCGGTTGAACAAAAAATTTATGAAGAATGGGAAAAAAACGGCTATTTCAAAGCCGATTGCAAGTCAAACAAAACCGCGTATTCAATAGTTATCCCTCCGCCGAACGTTACGGGGATTTTGCACATGGGGCACGCCTTGAATAATTCTATTCAGGACATTTTGACACGATATAAAAGAATGGACGGATATGAGGCGCTTTGGGTTCCCGGAACAGACCACGCCGGAATCGCAACACAAAACGTCGTCGAAAAGAAACTTTCGCAAGAAGGCGGCAGCCGCCATAAATTAGGACGCGAAAAATTTGTCGAAAAAGTTTGGGAATGGAAAGAGCGGTATCACGCGACGATAGTAAAACAGTTGCGCAAGCTAGGATGTTCATGCGACTGGTCTCGCGAAAGATTTACTATGGACGACGGCTTATCGAAAGCAGTCCGAAAAGTATTTGTGAAATTGTATGAAGACGGATTGGTTTATCGCGGAAAATATATTGTAAACTGGTGTCCCAGATGCAGAACGGCGCTTGCCGACGACGAGGTGGAACACCAAGACGACGAGGGAACTTTGTGGTATTTCAGGTATCCGTTTGCCGACAAAAGCGGATATATGGTTGTGGCTACGACCCGTCCCGAAACCATGCTTGGCGATTGCGCCGTAGCGGTAAATCCCAAAGACGAAAGATATAAGGATTTTGTCGGCAAAACGCTTTTGCTTCCGATAATGAATCGCGAAATCCCGCTTATTTGCGACGATTATGTTTCAAAGGACTTTGGAACCGGAGCGGTAAAGATTACTCCCGCCCACGACCCCAACGACTTTCAAATGGGACTTCGTCATGACTTGCAGCCGATAGCTGTGATGGACGAATCTGCAAAGATGTCCGGCGAAATTCCTGCCGAATACGTCGGATTGGACAGGTTTGAAGCGCGCAGGAAGATAGTAGAAAAGTTTGAAGAATTGGGACTGCTTGAAAAGATAGAAAAGCACGACCATGCGGTGGGGCATTGTTATCGTTGTGATACGATAATTGAGCCGCGATACTGCGACCAGTGGTTTGTTAAAATGAAACCGTTGGCGCAAAAATCGCTTGAAGTCGTACTTGAAAACCGGATAAAGTTTCATCCTGCCCGCTGGAAAAAAACATATATAAACTGGATGGAAAACATTCGCGACTGGTGTATTTCGCGTCAAATTTGGTGGGGACACAGAATCCCCGTCTGGTATTGTGAAGATTGCGGCGAAATTATCGTGAGTGAAGTTGATGCGCAGGAATGCCCGAAATGTAACAGTCGAAAACTGCAACAGGATTCGGATGTGCTTGACACGTGGTTTTCATCGTGGCTTTGGCCTTTCACTACTATGGGCTGGGACGGCGAGATGAAAAGCGACGATTTGAAGAAGTTTTTTCCGACTGATGTTTTATCGACTGCACCGGAGATACTGTTTTTCTGGGTGGCAAGAATGGTTATGGCGTCGTTGTATTTTACAAAAGAGATTCCGTTCTCGGATGTAATACTTCATGGAACCGTTCGCGACAAAACCGGAAAGAAAATGAGTAAATCACTTGGAAACACCATAGACCCGCTCGAAATAATCGACGCGCACGGAGCGGATTCACTTCGGTTTTCAATGATAATGAACACCGCAGAGGGGACAGATATATTTATCGGGAAAGATTCTTTTGACATCGGGCGTAATTTTGCCAATAAACTTTGGAACGCTTCGAGGTTTTTGATTTCAAACATTGAAAATCCTATAAGTTTTGAAGATTTGCCGTCGAAAAGCGAACTGAAAACCGAAGATAACTGGATAATAAGCCAACTTAACCGAACAATAGAAAATGTTCGCCGAACGCTTGACCAATATAAATTCAACGAAGCCTGCCATTTTCTTTATGATTTTATCTGGAAAGACTTTTGCGACTGGTATATTGAAGCGAAAAAGAGCGATTTTTATAATCCGAAGACCCCGAAAAACAAAGAAAACGCGTTGTATTGCGCTTCGTATGCACTTGTGATTTCGCTGAAACTTTTACATCCGTTTATGCCGTTTGTTACCGAAGAAATTTGGCGGCATTTGAAAAAAAAGGTCAAAACGCCGTTCATCGACAACGACTCAATTATGCTTTCAAGTTTCCCAAAACCGGATAATTCGCGGATTTTAGAGGATGTTGCCGACGATTTTGCGTTTTTGCAGGAAATAATAACCGGACTTCGTACGATAAGAAGTGAAAACAACGTCCCGCCGGAGAAGAAGGTAGAGGTTATAATAATTCCGTCCGACGAAAAGGCTCAAAAAACACTTCAATCGTTAGATTATTTGATAAAACTGTTTGTAAAGTCCGACAGTTTGACGATTTCGCAGTCCGCACAAAAGCCGACGCTTGCAGGACAAAGCGTAATAAATAAAAGCGAAATATATGTAGTCTTGGAAGGTTTGGCGGATGTTGACGCGGAAAAAGAAAAAATCGTTAAGGAAATCGCCCGTTTGCAGAATGCCGCAAAAGGTTTTGAAAGCCGTTTGAATAATAAGGAGTTTACGGACAAAGCGCCTCAAAACGTTGTCGAAAACGAGAAGGTGAAATACCGAAATGTTCTTGAAACGCTTGAGAAATTGAAAACGAATTTGGCGGCTTTGGGATAG
- a CDS encoding class I SAM-dependent methyltransferase, which translates to MQNNINLYNSINKQFEHQRGNNIFCTASDLHFHPAVLKIIPALKRDIQTLTPEDINELRKNYRGKFLKSFFDVNQYTYFNQFTERQIDNIFFALLAEIAVESNSVEKIEKRHYQRIKRLIANTNPSIFKINRNKNAKAKNFVCAEYSAEFLVNLLGLESESANPPILDIGCGKDGKLVKYFHERGIDACGIDRAANKKSLLSVDWFDFDYGENKWGLVVSNLSFCSHFLYHHIAGEEIANKFAITFMAILKSLKQGAKWIYTPSIPFFEDLLPSESYAIKRDQINKYFAKTIITKK; encoded by the coding sequence ATGCAAAATAATATAAATTTGTATAATTCAATAAACAAACAGTTTGAACATCAACGCGGAAACAATATTTTTTGTACCGCAAGCGATTTGCATTTTCATCCGGCTGTTCTTAAAATAATTCCGGCGTTGAAAAGGGACATTCAAACTCTAACGCCTGAGGATATAAACGAATTACGCAAAAACTATCGCGGGAAATTTTTAAAATCTTTCTTTGATGTAAATCAATACACTTATTTTAATCAATTTACAGAGCGGCAGATAGATAATATTTTTTTTGCGTTGCTTGCAGAAATTGCAGTTGAGTCAAATTCCGTTGAGAAAATCGAAAAACGTCATTATCAACGCATTAAGCGGCTAATCGCAAATACCAATCCGTCGATTTTTAAAATTAATCGTAATAAAAATGCAAAGGCAAAAAATTTTGTTTGCGCTGAATATTCTGCAGAGTTTCTTGTGAATTTATTGGGATTAGAGTCTGAATCGGCGAATCCGCCGATATTAGATATAGGTTGCGGAAAAGACGGCAAACTTGTTAAATATTTTCATGAGCGCGGTATAGACGCCTGTGGAATAGACAGGGCTGCAAACAAAAAAAGTTTGCTGTCAGTAGATTGGTTCGACTTTGATTACGGAGAAAACAAATGGGGGCTTGTTGTTTCAAATTTATCATTCTGCAGCCATTTTCTCTATCACCATATAGCCGGAGAAGAAATCGCAAATAAATTTGCTATAACCTTTATGGCAATCTTAAAATCCTTAAAACAAGGCGCCAAATGGATTTATACCCCATCTATTCCATTTTTTGAAGACTTGCTGCCAAGTGAATCATATGCAATAAAACGAGATCAAATTAACAAGTATTTTGCAAAAACTATAATAACAAAAAAATAA
- a CDS encoding ATP-binding protein, whose amino-acid sequence MDKTERTIIGKDVIESLTTSMYDDPRFVYREYVQNSADAIDKARQIGLVTDGNIYITINSKKRRIEIEDDAIGIEKDNVVEILKNIAQSTKQKGVDKGFRGIGRLGGLGYCDKLVFETSAQGETVKSIMTWDAKELKNIIADRSHKEEASAVIDKVTFVKQESENVYKHYFKVILEDVTNDMLLDVRDIRQYLSMVAPLPFKKSFFSEKIYDELKKEGINLDEYNTFVNTDSLFKGYNWYIYEGDQDSKKKIGEVIDILFFKDTNKAGELLFWGWCGITEKNQSLNQVNFARGFRLRKANIQIGNDDTLVKLHRDKRFQFYFFGEVHALHKELHPNARRDYFSENIICNDFEDKLKTFFYTEIYKLCYGASKVNTAVKEISSYNDLKTDFEKKGKEGFINRAEKEELLQKLEDRKDKAEKAVIALDKLKANNDSVSKHINKIIERATSKIETTIIPLETPEGETKDKPIFRTDKLSKLNKNDRKFLGEIFTIINNVLTKDLAENLIAKIEEKYK is encoded by the coding sequence ATGGATAAAACAGAAAGAACAATTATAGGAAAAGATGTTATTGAATCATTGACTACGTCAATGTACGATGACCCGCGTTTTGTATATCGCGAATACGTTCAAAATTCTGCCGATGCAATAGACAAGGCACGTCAGATAGGGTTAGTTACAGACGGAAATATTTATATCACAATTAATTCCAAAAAAAGAAGAATTGAAATTGAAGATGATGCAATAGGAATTGAGAAAGACAATGTTGTTGAAATTCTGAAAAATATTGCACAATCTACAAAACAAAAAGGGGTAGATAAAGGGTTTCGTGGTATCGGAAGACTTGGTGGGTTGGGCTATTGTGACAAACTCGTTTTTGAAACTTCAGCACAAGGCGAAACAGTAAAATCAATAATGACTTGGGATGCAAAAGAACTCAAAAATATAATTGCTGACCGTTCTCATAAAGAAGAAGCTTCGGCAGTAATTGACAAAGTTACATTTGTCAAGCAAGAATCTGAAAATGTATATAAACATTATTTTAAAGTCATTTTAGAAGATGTTACAAATGATATGTTGCTTGATGTAAGAGATATTAGACAATACTTGTCAATGGTAGCACCATTACCATTCAAAAAATCTTTTTTTTCGGAAAAAATTTATGATGAATTGAAAAAGGAAGGTATAAATCTTGACGAGTATAATACTTTCGTTAATACCGATTCGCTTTTTAAAGGTTATAATTGGTATATCTACGAGGGAGACCAAGACAGCAAGAAAAAAATAGGGGAAGTAATTGATATTTTGTTTTTTAAAGATACCAATAAAGCGGGCGAACTTTTATTTTGGGGTTGGTGCGGAATTACAGAAAAAAATCAATCATTAAATCAAGTTAATTTTGCTCGTGGTTTTAGATTAAGAAAAGCGAATATTCAAATTGGAAATGATGATACTCTTGTTAAACTGCATAGAGATAAACGTTTTCAGTTTTATTTCTTTGGTGAAGTACACGCACTGCACAAAGAATTACATCCAAACGCAAGACGAGATTATTTTTCTGAAAATATTATTTGTAATGATTTTGAAGATAAATTAAAAACTTTTTTCTATACTGAAATTTACAAATTATGTTATGGTGCTTCAAAGGTAAATACTGCCGTTAAAGAGATAAGCAGTTATAATGATTTGAAAACTGATTTTGAAAAGAAAGGAAAGGAAGGTTTTATCAACAGGGCAGAAAAAGAAGAATTATTGCAAAAGTTAGAGGATAGAAAAGATAAAGCCGAAAAAGCAGTAATTGCTTTAGATAAATTAAAAGCAAATAATGATAGCGTTTCTAAACATATCAACAAAATAATTGAACGTGCGACTTCAAAGATTGAAACAACAATCATTCCTCTTGAAACACCCGAAGGTGAAACAAAAGACAAACCCATTTTCCGAACCGATAAACTTTCAAAATTAAACAAAAATGATAGAAAATTTTTGGGTGAAATTTTTACTATTATTAATAACGTTCTGACGAAAGACCTTGCTGAAAATTTGATTGCAAAAATCGAAGAAAAATACAAATGA